The segment AAGCTTCAATAATTCTTTTTGACGTAAATTTCTTATGATCTCTTAATATATCAGAAAGCTTGTAATTCTCTTTTGCTGAAGCAATTAGATGGACATGGTTGCTCATGATTACCCATGCATACAAAATCAATCCTTTTTCATTCTGACAATGTTTTAAACTGTCAACTACAATGTCTTTGTAAACTGGTCTTGTAAAAATGTCAATCCATTCAACTGTAGAATATGTTAAGAAGTGTGGATTTTGATGGTTCTGTATTGTATATTTTGATGGCATTAATATGAAAGTTACAAACTTTCATAAATAAAAAGGATTAAGTCGCAGACTTAATCCAGAGTATAATAATGTATTATTAATTTCATTTTTACCTAGCCGCTCTTTTCCTATCATGCTCGTTGAGCAGGATTTTACGCATACGGTAAATCTTTGGAGTTACTTCTAAATATTCATCCTCTTTGATGTACTCGAGTGCTTCTTCCAAGCTGAATTTAATAGCAGGTGCAATGTGCATTTTTTCATCAGTTCCTGCAGCACGGACATTGGAGAGTTTCTTTGTTTTGGTGACTTTAACGATCATGTCTTCTTGTTTGTTGTTTTCGCCAACTACCTGACCACCATAAATTTCTTCTCCTGCATTAATGAAAAACTTACCTCTGTCTTGTAAATTATGCAAAGAGTAGGGTATAGATGTACCTGCATCCATCGCGATTAATGAACCATTTCGTCTACTTTGCATATCTCCTTTCCAAGGCAAAAATGCTTTGAAACGATGAGCCATAATTGCTTCTCCTTCCGTTGCAGTAAGTACTTTATTTCGTAATCCGATTAAACCTCGTGAAGGGATATGGAACTCGATATTGACTCTATCGTTTTTTGTTTCCATGGTTAATAGTTCACCCTTACGCATACTTACTTGTTCAATTACTTTGCCCGACATACTTTCGGGTACATTTACCGTAAGTACTTCAACAGGCTCGTGTTTTTTGCCATTAATTTCCTTAACAATAACTTTTGGCTGACCCAGTTGAAGCTCAAACCCTTCACGTCTCATGGTTTCGATCAATATAGACAGGTGAAGAATTCCTCGTCCAAATACTATAAATGCATCAGCAGTTCCTGATTCCTCAACACGCAATGCAAGGTTTTTCTCTATTTCCTTCATCAATCTTTCTTTTAAATGACGAGAGGTAACATACTGACCATCCTGTCCAAAGAAAGGTGAATTATTAATGGTAAAAAGCATACTCATAGTTGGTTCATCTACAGCCATGCTTTTTAATCCTTCAGGATTTTCGAAATCAGCGATTGTATCACCAATATCAAAACCATCCATTCCTAAAATAGCACATATTTCACCTGAAGGAACCGGTGTTTTAATTTTTTCTTTACCCAAACCTTCAAAAGTGTAAATCTCTTTGATCTTGTTTTTCGAAATGCTTCCATCTTTTTTAACCAGGGAAACATTTTCGCCCCAATTTAGAGTTCCTCGAGTAATCCGGCCTACTGCGATCCGGCCAACATAAGATGAATAATCGATGGCAGAAATTTGCATTTGAGGTGATCCTTCAACTACCTTGAAAGGTTTAATATGTTCAATTATAGAATCCAACAAATAAGTGACATCTTCAGCAGGTTTTCTCCAGTCTTCAGACATCCAACCTGCTTTTGCAGAGCCATATACTGTTGGGAAATCCAATTGGTCTTCCGTAGCATCCAGACTATACATTAGTTCAAAAACAGCTTCTTGGGCTGATTCAGGATCACAGTTGGGCTTATCAACTTTATTAACTACTACAATAGGTTTGAGATTAAGTTCAATTGCTTTTTGCAGTACGAAACGGGTTTGAGGCATGGGGCCCTCAAAAGCATCTACAACTAGCAAAACACCATCTGCCATGTTCAGAACACGCTCTACTTCACCACCAAAATCTGCGTGACCAGGTGTGTCTATAATATTGATTTTAGTATCTTTATATCTTACAGAAACGTTTTTTGATAAAATAGTGATTCCTCTTTCTCTTTCCAGATCATTGCTGTCAAGAATCAATTCTCCCATGTCTTGATTATCTCTAAACAATTTAACCTGATGAAGGATTCTGTCAACTAATGTTGTTTTACCATGATCAACGTGTGCTATGATGGCAATGTTGCGTATTTCTGTCATTTTCTGTTATTTAAGCGGGTGCAAAGATAGATGAAGAAAATATATAATTAGCTTTATATGACACTTAAAGTAACCTGTTTAATTCTGAAACAGGAAGTTTTAATAATTATACAAAAGATGGGACTTTTGCAAATCGTTACAAGCAGATAATGTGTGACTTGTGATTTGGAATATTTCTTGACTGTATTAAATTATAAAAGAAATTTCAAGGATGTGGAAACGAAGCAAAAATAATTATTTAGGAGCAGGTGTTTTTGCTTTATGTTTAATCATCATTATTTCCTTCAGACCAATTATTCATCCCAGACCAAATAACTGTTATGTGATTTCAGGTGAAGTGGAGCAAATATGGTCGAGCGATGAAACGAGAGATATTAATATTCGAATTGCTGGAAATGACAAAGTGTTTTATATCAATAGAGGTCTGGACAGTGAACTGCGTACATTTAAATTAAAAACGCTTATTGGAGAACATATTGATATTTATGCAGTCAAGCATTGGACGATTCTTGATCCAAAAAGTAAAATACAGCATATTGCATGTGTAGTCAACGGAAGAGATACTCTAT is part of the Bacteroidota bacterium genome and harbors:
- a CDS encoding transposase, whose amino-acid sequence is MPSKYTIQNHQNPHFLTYSTVEWIDIFTRPVYKDIVVDSLKHCQNEKGLILYAWVIMSNHVHLIASAKENYKLSDILRDHKKFTSKRIIEALNHPEESRRNWILWLLKSHGEKNSNNKNYQVWQQNNHPVELETNKMIDQRLDYLHNNPVKAGLVNIPEEYTYSSAIDYVGGKGLLDIEFIV
- the typA gene encoding translational GTPase TypA — protein: MTEIRNIAIIAHVDHGKTTLVDRILHQVKLFRDNQDMGELILDSNDLERERGITILSKNVSVRYKDTKINIIDTPGHADFGGEVERVLNMADGVLLVVDAFEGPMPQTRFVLQKAIELNLKPIVVVNKVDKPNCDPESAQEAVFELMYSLDATEDQLDFPTVYGSAKAGWMSEDWRKPAEDVTYLLDSIIEHIKPFKVVEGSPQMQISAIDYSSYVGRIAVGRITRGTLNWGENVSLVKKDGSISKNKIKEIYTFEGLGKEKIKTPVPSGEICAILGMDGFDIGDTIADFENPEGLKSMAVDEPTMSMLFTINNSPFFGQDGQYVTSRHLKERLMKEIEKNLALRVEESGTADAFIVFGRGILHLSILIETMRREGFELQLGQPKVIVKEINGKKHEPVEVLTVNVPESMSGKVIEQVSMRKGELLTMETKNDRVNIEFHIPSRGLIGLRNKVLTATEGEAIMAHRFKAFLPWKGDMQSRRNGSLIAMDAGTSIPYSLHNLQDRGKFFINAGEEIYGGQVVGENNKQEDMIVKVTKTKKLSNVRAAGTDEKMHIAPAIKFSLEEALEYIKEDEYLEVTPKIYRMRKILLNEHDRKRAAR